Proteins from a genomic interval of Micropterus dolomieu isolate WLL.071019.BEF.003 ecotype Adirondacks linkage group LG16, ASM2129224v1, whole genome shotgun sequence:
- the zc3hc1 gene encoding nuclear-interacting partner of ALK isoform X2 has product MATLGGSRGDRLGNSNQQKSSLASPEKVREILNEGVSSTNVGLNRGQGDLKVLEVKSNTQAPCEATNKEAFFSRVESYSCLKWVGKPRTLSPLMCARYGWINVGCDMLKCSSCQAFLCASLQPTLDFEKYESRIAEISRQLQTQHEKFCPWPDFPCPERFWLVPACEPSALLTAFLERFQSACLLSQQLPAMKPEQLKSMSLTEDVISVILQLIEEEQKRKAGTACSEPLAVQVAACIVSLCGWAASPALRAMNLPILTCSYCMRKVGLWNFHQMEGAVSDGDALPNTVGPSAQASVPASAPTPENQGDQPASASSTPATTPCRMKLRSQDSTRSDQGEGTSSPVALRARSRDSPSPSEELPSPLTRGKRSATRGRGHGDNLGSDGAASLQHPPKRLCLSSVGGPDGLLPRNAFDPLAQHRDWCPWISVGKENVDPGSIPFLGSGSALHQQGWKAALDLLMPMKKNSNTTGGSPGQGPRDKSKRVFDIFRQWQVSSSTSQ; this is encoded by the exons ATGGCGACTCTCGGCGGCAGTCGTGGGGATCGTCTCGGCAACTCCAATCAACAAAAGTCTTCTCTTGCATCTCCAGAGAAAGTTCGCGAAATTCTTAATGAAGGGGTGTCATCAACAAATGTTGGATTGAACAG AGGACAAGGAGATTTGAAAGTTCTGGAAGTAAAAAGCAACACCCAAGCACCTTGTGAGGCAACTAACAAAGAAGCCTTTTTCTCAAGAGTGGAATCCTATTCA TGTTTGAAATGGGTAGGCAAACCCCGCACACTGTCCCCTCTGATGTGTGCCAGATATGGCTGGATCAACGTTGGCTGTGACATGCTCAAGTGCTCCAGCTGCCAGGCTTTCCTTTGTGCATCCCTACAACCGACTTTAGACTTTGAAAAAT ATGAATCCCGCATTGCAGAGATTTCGAGGCAGCTTCAGACGCAGCATGAGAAGTTTTGCCCCTGGCCTGACTTTCCGTGTCCAG AGCGGTTCTGGCTGGTTCCAGCCTGTGAACCATCTGCACTTCTCACTGCCTTCTTAGAGCGTTTCCAGAGCGCCTGCCTCCTTTCACAGCAGCTGCCAGCCATGAAGCCTGAGCAGCTGAAATCTATG TCCCTTACAGAGGATGTTATCAGTGTTATACTTCAGTTGATCGAGgaagaacaaaaaagaaaggcAGGCACTGCATGTTCTGAACCTTTGGCTGTCCAGGTGGCTGCATGTATTGTTTCTCTTTGCGGTTGGGCTGCAAG CCCTGCTCTGCGAGCCATGAACCTGCCCATCCTCACCTGCTCGTACTGTATGCGCAAGGTGGGTTTGTGGAACTTCCACCAGATGGAGGGAGCTGTAAGTGATGGAGATGCCTTACCAAACACGGTAGGCCCCTCTGCTCAAGCATCAGTTCCCGCCTCGGCACCTACGCCAGAAAACCAGGGGGACCAGCCTGCTTCTGCCTCATCCACCCCTGCTACAACTCCATGTCGCATGAAGCTGAGGAGCCAGGACTCCACCCGCTCTGACCAG ggtGAGGGAACCTCCTCCCCTGTGGCTTTGCGTGCCCGAAGCAGGGACTCACCAAGCCCTAGTGAAGAGCTGCCCAGTCCTTTGACCAGGGGCAAAAGGTCCGCAACTCGCGGTAGAGGACATGGGGACAACTTGGGGTCTGATGGTGCTGCcagcctgcaacatcctccgaAACGCCTGTGCCTCTCATCAGTTGGTGGTCCT GATGGGCTCCTGCCTAGGAATGCATTTGACCCCCTCGCTCAGCACAGAGACTGGTGTCCCTGGATCTCTGTGGGAAAGGAGAATGTGGATCCGGGGTCGATCCCCTTTTTGGGTAGTGGCTCAGCGCTTCATCAGCAGGGCTGGAAGGCTGCTCTTGACCTCCTCATGCCCATGAAAAAGAACTCTAATACAACAGGAGGCAGTCCAGGACAG GGCCCTCGTGACAAGTCTAAAAGGGTGTTTGATATATTCCGTCAGTGGCAGGTATCCTCCTCTACATCTCAGTAG
- the zc3hc1 gene encoding nuclear-interacting partner of ALK isoform X1 encodes MATLGGSRGDRLGNSNQQKSSLASPEKVREILNEGVSSTNVGLNRGQGDLKVLEVKSNTQAPCEATNKEAFFSRVESYSCLKWVGKPRTLSPLMCARYGWINVGCDMLKCSSCQAFLCASLQPTLDFEKSTLPLHLIDESRIAEISRQLQTQHEKFCPWPDFPCPERFWLVPACEPSALLTAFLERFQSACLLSQQLPAMKPEQLKSMSLTEDVISVILQLIEEEQKRKAGTACSEPLAVQVAACIVSLCGWAASPALRAMNLPILTCSYCMRKVGLWNFHQMEGAVSDGDALPNTVGPSAQASVPASAPTPENQGDQPASASSTPATTPCRMKLRSQDSTRSDQGEGTSSPVALRARSRDSPSPSEELPSPLTRGKRSATRGRGHGDNLGSDGAASLQHPPKRLCLSSVGGPDGLLPRNAFDPLAQHRDWCPWISVGKENVDPGSIPFLGSGSALHQQGWKAALDLLMPMKKNSNTTGGSPGQGPRDKSKRVFDIFRQWQVSSSTSQ; translated from the exons ATGGCGACTCTCGGCGGCAGTCGTGGGGATCGTCTCGGCAACTCCAATCAACAAAAGTCTTCTCTTGCATCTCCAGAGAAAGTTCGCGAAATTCTTAATGAAGGGGTGTCATCAACAAATGTTGGATTGAACAG AGGACAAGGAGATTTGAAAGTTCTGGAAGTAAAAAGCAACACCCAAGCACCTTGTGAGGCAACTAACAAAGAAGCCTTTTTCTCAAGAGTGGAATCCTATTCA TGTTTGAAATGGGTAGGCAAACCCCGCACACTGTCCCCTCTGATGTGTGCCAGATATGGCTGGATCAACGTTGGCTGTGACATGCTCAAGTGCTCCAGCTGCCAGGCTTTCCTTTGTGCATCCCTACAACCGACTTTAGACTTTGAAAAAT CAACTCTCCCTCTTCATTTAATAGATGAATCCCGCATTGCAGAGATTTCGAGGCAGCTTCAGACGCAGCATGAGAAGTTTTGCCCCTGGCCTGACTTTCCGTGTCCAG AGCGGTTCTGGCTGGTTCCAGCCTGTGAACCATCTGCACTTCTCACTGCCTTCTTAGAGCGTTTCCAGAGCGCCTGCCTCCTTTCACAGCAGCTGCCAGCCATGAAGCCTGAGCAGCTGAAATCTATG TCCCTTACAGAGGATGTTATCAGTGTTATACTTCAGTTGATCGAGgaagaacaaaaaagaaaggcAGGCACTGCATGTTCTGAACCTTTGGCTGTCCAGGTGGCTGCATGTATTGTTTCTCTTTGCGGTTGGGCTGCAAG CCCTGCTCTGCGAGCCATGAACCTGCCCATCCTCACCTGCTCGTACTGTATGCGCAAGGTGGGTTTGTGGAACTTCCACCAGATGGAGGGAGCTGTAAGTGATGGAGATGCCTTACCAAACACGGTAGGCCCCTCTGCTCAAGCATCAGTTCCCGCCTCGGCACCTACGCCAGAAAACCAGGGGGACCAGCCTGCTTCTGCCTCATCCACCCCTGCTACAACTCCATGTCGCATGAAGCTGAGGAGCCAGGACTCCACCCGCTCTGACCAG ggtGAGGGAACCTCCTCCCCTGTGGCTTTGCGTGCCCGAAGCAGGGACTCACCAAGCCCTAGTGAAGAGCTGCCCAGTCCTTTGACCAGGGGCAAAAGGTCCGCAACTCGCGGTAGAGGACATGGGGACAACTTGGGGTCTGATGGTGCTGCcagcctgcaacatcctccgaAACGCCTGTGCCTCTCATCAGTTGGTGGTCCT GATGGGCTCCTGCCTAGGAATGCATTTGACCCCCTCGCTCAGCACAGAGACTGGTGTCCCTGGATCTCTGTGGGAAAGGAGAATGTGGATCCGGGGTCGATCCCCTTTTTGGGTAGTGGCTCAGCGCTTCATCAGCAGGGCTGGAAGGCTGCTCTTGACCTCCTCATGCCCATGAAAAAGAACTCTAATACAACAGGAGGCAGTCCAGGACAG GGCCCTCGTGACAAGTCTAAAAGGGTGTTTGATATATTCCGTCAGTGGCAGGTATCCTCCTCTACATCTCAGTAG
- the ube2h gene encoding ubiquitin-conjugating enzyme E2 H — MSSPSPGKRRMDTDVVKLIESKHEVTILSGLNEFVVKFFGPQGTPYEGGVWKVRVDLPDKYPFKSPSIGFMNKIFHPNIDEASGTVCLDVINQTWTALYDLTNIFESFLPQLLAYPNPIDPLNGDAAAMYLHRPEEYKQKIKEYIQKYATEEALKEQEEGAGDSSSESSMSDFSEDEAQDMEL, encoded by the exons ATGTCGTCTCCAAGTCCGGGTAAAAGGCGAATGGATACCGATGTGGTGAAACT CATTGAGAGCAAGCATGAAGTCACCATCCTCAGCGGACTCAATGAATTTGTAGTGAAGTTTTTCGGACCACAAGGAA CACCATACGAGGGAGGCGTGTGGAAGGTGCGAGTAGATCTTCCTGACAAATACCCTTTCAAATCGCCATCAATAG GATTCATGAACAAGATTTTTCATCCCAACATTGACGAAGC GTCAGGGACAGTGTGCTTAGATGTCATCAACCAGACATGGACAGCCCTTTATG ATTTGACCAACATCTTTGAGTCGTTCCTGCCCCAGCTGCTGGCTTACCCAAACCCCATCGACCCCCTGAATGGAGATGCAGCTGCCATGTACCTTCACCGGCCAGAGGAGTACAAGCAGAAAATCAAAG AGTACATCCAGAAATATGCAACAGAGGAGGCTCTGAAGGAGCAGGAAGAGGGTGCAGGCGACTCGTCATCTGAAAGCTCCATGTCGGATTTCTCAGAAGACGAGGCCCAGGACATGGAGTTGTAG